The genomic segment gagcaggtacaAGAGCTGGAGGTAATTGTGAACCTAAACTGCTTTGAATTGTAAGAAGAATCCTGGTTCCATTTTGGCTGATCATAGATTTAATTCATATTTCAGGGTATGATGCCAACGCCAAAGCCCGTAAATATGGTAAACATATTTACATCATAACAACACTCTAAATTAAACCTTAACTTCTACAGCGAGTTGGAGTAACCTGGTTTGTTTTCCAAACAGGTATGTTAAGTGGAGGACTAGGAGGAGGACTAGGAGCAGGAACAGGTGGAGTTGGACCTGGTGGTGCTGGGTATGGACCAGCTGGGGGTGGCACCGGTGGTGGGACCAGACCTGGAGCCGGGGTTGGACCTGGTGGAACCGGAACAGGATATGGACCCGGGGGAGGAACAGGAACTGGTTCTGCTGGCACTGGAACTGGCCTTGGACCAGGAAGTGGAGGGGCAGGCTATGGACCTGGTCGAGGGGCTGGAGTTGGACCAGGTGGGGCCGGATCAGTTCCAGGTGGGGCTGggtatggaccaggtggggctggAGTTGGACCAGGTGGGGCCGGATCAGTTGCTGGTGGGGCTGggtatggaccaggtggggctggAGTTGGACCAGGTGGAGCCGGATCAGTTCCTGGTGGGGCTGGGTTTGGACCAGGTGGGGCCGGCTATGGACCAGGTGGAGCCGGGTTTGGACCAGGTGGAGCCGGGTTTGGACCAGGTGGAGTGGGATCTCAAagtggaggagcagggacaGCAGCTGGAGGTAACTATGAACCTGAATATCCTTAAATCAAAGTTTTACTAGTGAATTATGCAAATTAACTAGTACAAATTTGATGCAAGGATTTAAAACGAAAGTATGAAAAATTTGGCTGATCACCATCTTTTATATATTACAGGATATGATGCCAATGCCAAAGCACGCAAATATGGTAAATATAAGTAATGATAACAGGGTAGATCAAATATGTAAACATTGTGGTGGGATTGTCATTCTAACTTCATATAACTTCATCATTAATCCAATGGTTTGTTACAGGTATGTTAAGTGGAGCTCTTGGAGGAGGACAAGCGGCAGGAACAGGTGGAGCTGGACCTGGTGGTGCTGGGTATGGACCAGCTGGGGGTGGCACCGGTGGTGGGACCAGACCTGGAGCCGGGGTTGGACCTGGTGGAACCGGAACAGGATATGGACCCGGGGGAGGAACAGGAACTGGTTCTGCTGGCACTGGAACTGGCCTTGGACCAGGAAGTGGAGGGGCAGGCTATGGACCTGGTCGAGGGGCTGGAGTTGGACCAGGTGGAGCCGGATCAGTCGCTGGTGGGGCTGggtatggaccaggtggggctggagttggaccaggtggggctggagttggaccaggtggggccggatcagttcctggtggggctgggtatggaccaggtggggccggatcagttcctggtggggctgggtatggaccaggtggggctgggtatggaccaggtggggctgggtatggaccaggtggggccggatcagttcctggtggggctgggtatggaccaggtggggctgggtatggaccaggtggggctgggtatggaccaggtggggccggatcagttcctggtggggctgggtatggaccaggtggggctgggtatggaccaggtggggctgggtatggaccaggtggggccggatcagttcctggtggggctgggtatggaccaggtggggctgggtatggaccaggtggggctgggtatggaccaggtggggctgggtatggaccaggtggagctgggtatggaccaggaggaggagcaggtacaAGAACTGGAGGTAATTGTTAGGGGTGTCAACAATAATCGATTGGGCGATGCATCGCAATGCGGGGCATGCACGATTCAGCATCGATACGGCAACGTGCCATAATCGATTATGTCGCTGTTTATTTTCGGGCCTCGAGTGGACAATAGAGTTGTGAAGTACATGCTAAGCGGCGGCGCTAGctagcaacaacaacactagCCTGGTTTCCACCGGGGACGtaagcgccgcggaacggctgcacCGCGGACACCGCTGCTGACCGCCTCCGCTCTAATCAATGAAACCATTTCCACCggctcagcagcgtcccagaaGCGCTGCACCGCGCCGCAGCGCTACCGTTCCGTAGCACTCCTATTTTTTACGtgagccgttgctgaaccgcgtcaatttcaacagagcagatcgagccgggcaggaagtgaataattaaaagccatagagcatccggtcaattttcaaaataaaacacaatactcagctcttgtagcctatcacaacttcacatcaacattattacgtcatgaccggtggctccaggtcagcagtcaatcaatcaaaggggcTCAGAGGGatggcaacatggacgacgagagactgattgtcgaagtggagcaacataaaataatttatgaaatatatcatcctttttataaggacaatgtcagaaaggagaaagcctggcatttaattgccgtaggtttgggagtggaaggtgaaaaAATTTGC from the Gadus macrocephalus chromosome 7, ASM3116895v1 genome contains:
- the LOC132460894 gene encoding uncharacterized protein LOC132460894 isoform X3, producing the protein MDQLGVAPVVGPDLEPGLDLVEPEQDMDPGEEQELVLLALELALDQEVEGQAMDLVEGLELDQVGPDQFLVGLGMDQVGPDQFLVGLGMDQVGLGMDQVGLGMDQVGPDQFLVGLGMDQVGLGMDQVGLGMDQVGPDQFLVGLGMDQVGLGMDQVGLGMDQVGPDQFLVGLGMDQVGLGMDQVELGMDQEEEQVQELEVMMPMPKPVNMAC
- the LOC132460894 gene encoding uncharacterized protein LOC132460894 isoform X1; translated protein: MDQLGVAPVVGPDLEPGLDLVEPEQDMDPGEEQELVLLALELALDQEVEGQAMDLVEGLELDQVGPDQFLVGLGMDQVGPDQFLVGLGMDQVGLGMDQVGLGMDQVGPDQFLVGLGMDQVGLGMDQVGLGMDQVGPDQFLVGLGMDQVGLGMDQVGLGMDQVGPDQFLVGLGMDQVGLGMDQVGPDQFRVGLAMDQVELVLDMDLGPAMDLGPAMDLGPAMDLGPAMDLGPAMEPRLEWDLVMALAVELHKDTAQGLVMVVW
- the LOC132460894 gene encoding uncharacterized protein LOC132460894 isoform X2, which produces MDQLGVAPVVGPDLEPGLDLVEPEQDMDPGEEQELVLLALELALDQEVEGQAMDLVEGLELDQVGPDQFLVGLGMDQVGPDQFLVGLGMDQVGLGMDQVGLGMDQVGPDQFLVGLGMDQVGLGMDQVGLGMDQVGPDQFLVGLGMDQVGLGMDQVGLGMDQVGPDQFLVGLGMDQVGLGMDQVGLGMDQVGLGMDQVELGMDQEEEQVQELEVMMPMPKPVNMAC